Within the Eleginops maclovinus isolate JMC-PN-2008 ecotype Puerto Natales chromosome 13, JC_Emac_rtc_rv5, whole genome shotgun sequence genome, the region CACCCAGCCTGGGTTCATGACTGTTCTTTACTAAAACAGAAGGTGATATTTTCATTAAGGGGTCCCATAAACACACAGTTGCTCTTCATATCCCTTCTCCCACCTTCCGTGAACTCACTTGTGTTGTTGTCATTTCTTCCTCAAAAAGcccatgaaaataaataaatgaaacgcGAAAAACTTCCTGATTGTCAAAGCGTCAACGGGTGTCTTCCCCCTCTGTATCGCAACATGTTTTTAGACGGCCGACGGGATGTTAAAGTGTCACACTCACCTTTGGAAGACACCTGGACGAAGGGCGAGTAAGGCACGAATTGGGTGGAGGTCTTCCCGTTTGAGTAGGGGTGAACGTGGCTGCCGAGGGACACAGAGCCGCCCGAGGCCCCCATAGGGACGGGGTTCTCAGAGCAGAGGAACGCCTCGATGGGCCCCTGAGTGCTGCTGAGGTGGACCTGCAGGCTCTGAGGAAGGAAGAGAGTGCTTTTATTAAATGCTTTCTGGATTTGAGCTGCCACTTACAGCAAAAAGTGTCTTGGGAGGATGTGGCGCTTCATTTTCTGCATCAGACACAAAGCTGTTAACCACCGGGTATTGTTTGATTAAGTTTAAGAGTCCAACAAATGGAGtttcattacaaaataaacatgtactGGACTGATTTAGCTGATGCGTGTACCTCCTCTGGGTGTGGCACCTCCAGTTTTGTCTCTGCAGGAGCTTTGATCACGATCACAGTCTGTTCCTTCAGGCTGGGGATCTTTTGGATATCTTCGTAGGTCAAATAGGCAAACGTGATCCTCGAAGTTAAGGAATATAATCAACCGGGAGGACTTTTTGATGTACAGCTGGGGATACACTAACTAATTAGAGAGTAGACACagtgagagcacacacacaaagataaacACTGTTGGTTTGGATTGGATGAGCTCACTGAATTAGGGTTGCAACAGTGTCCATCTTTTAAGCTAATCTTGTTATTGAGCCTTAGTCCTGTCAGCAGttttaagacatatttaaaaTCAAGATTATCtggtttttatttacatgttttagaCAAAGAttcttcatttttcttctcgcatgatttatttcatttgtgagttttatgtatgtttttggcGAAGATGATTTTGAATTATAAACAGTTATCCATGAAGGACACCAAATGAtccaaatgtaaataatatgtgGAAATGTTAAACTGAgatttcataataaaagatTTCAGTAAAAAGAAGAATCTCTTTGTAGCCTTCGTATTCAATTTAACAGTAGTGAAAGAATGCAAGTCTTTGATGAGGTACTATCATAATTAATTAGCCTACACTTTTATATCAGATTAGAAGTAGTTTCAGAGTTCTTTAAAGTAAACCTAGTTGCAATGCAAAGGATATTTCTCAGCGCTCTGGTCCTCGTAGAGCCGGTGAACCTGCCTGGTGCAGCTGAAGATCAACTCGTCCAgaatcctctcctcctccaccagatCCTGCAGCCCATCCTTTGCTGCTGTGTTCACATCACcgcccctgcacacacacaca harbors:
- the e2f3 gene encoding transcription factor E2F3, coding for MKRSHDGVVDLNLVATELNAPKRRLYDVTNVLEGIKLIKKKSKNYIEWLGGDVNTAAKDGLQDLVEEERILDELIFSCTRQVHRLYEDQSAEKFAYLTYEDIQKIPSLKEQTVIVIKAPAETKLEVPHPEESLQVHLSSTQGPIEAFLCSENPVPMGASGGSVSLGSHVHPYSNGKTSTQFVPYSPFVQVSSKDKASRTSGLDNISNTPSGLTQHSLPATPVSPMHTSLQTPSGDPQSFVTLVPPRTYSVDGGEYLLSLAEDEGITDLFSSFELDHLPMDVPIL